Proteins encoded together in one Chitinophaga lutea window:
- the tgt gene encoding tRNA guanosine(34) transglycosylase Tgt, with translation MQFDLITTDSSGARAGLITTDHGSIETPIFMPVGTVGSVKAVTQEQLRGDINAQIILGNTYHLYLRPGTDVLRQAGGLHQFNGWERPILTDSGGYQVFSLAANRKIKEEGVVFQSHIDGSRHLFTPENVMDIQRTIGADIIMAFDECPPYPSEYSYAKRSMELTHRWLDRCIRRLGETSPEYGHEQTLFPIVQGSTYKDLRKISAEAIASRNCAGNAIGGLSVGEPEAEMYEMCGLVTEVLPKEKPRYLMGVGTPWNILNNIELGIDMFDCVMPTRNGRNGMLFTWQGVVNIRNKKWATDFSPVDPENPCAASQQYSRAYLRHLFVAGEILGMTLASIHNLCFYLELVKAARVQILQGTFGAWKKQVVPQLQTRL, from the coding sequence TTGCAATTCGATTTAATCACCACAGACAGCTCCGGCGCGAGGGCCGGCCTCATTACGACCGACCACGGCAGTATCGAAACGCCTATTTTCATGCCCGTGGGCACGGTGGGCTCCGTGAAGGCCGTTACCCAGGAGCAGCTGCGGGGCGACATCAACGCCCAGATCATACTCGGCAATACCTATCACCTGTACCTCCGCCCCGGCACCGACGTGTTGCGCCAGGCCGGGGGGCTCCATCAATTCAACGGCTGGGAGCGCCCGATCCTGACCGATAGCGGTGGCTACCAGGTGTTTTCCCTGGCCGCCAACCGGAAGATCAAGGAAGAAGGGGTGGTATTCCAGAGCCACATCGACGGCAGCCGCCATCTTTTTACGCCCGAGAACGTGATGGACATACAGCGCACCATCGGGGCCGATATCATCATGGCCTTCGACGAATGCCCCCCTTACCCGAGCGAGTACAGCTACGCCAAGCGCAGCATGGAGCTGACGCACCGCTGGCTCGACCGGTGTATCCGGCGGCTGGGTGAAACCAGTCCCGAATACGGGCACGAACAAACGCTGTTCCCCATCGTACAGGGCAGTACCTATAAAGACCTCCGTAAGATCTCCGCCGAGGCCATCGCCTCCCGGAACTGCGCCGGCAACGCCATTGGCGGCCTCAGCGTAGGGGAGCCCGAAGCCGAGATGTACGAGATGTGCGGGCTGGTGACGGAAGTGCTGCCCAAAGAAAAGCCCCGCTACCTGATGGGCGTGGGCACCCCCTGGAACATCCTCAACAACATCGAGCTGGGCATCGATATGTTCGATTGCGTGATGCCGACCCGTAACGGTCGCAACGGCATGCTGTTTACCTGGCAGGGTGTGGTCAACATCCGGAATAAAAAATGGGCCACCGACTTTTCGCCGGTAGACCCCGAGAATCCCTGCGCCGCCAGCCAGCAATATAGCCGTGCCTACCTGCGCCACCTCTTCGTGGCCGGGGAAATACTGGGCATGACGCTGGCCAGCATCCATAACCTCTGCTTTTACCTCGAACTGGTGAAAGCAGCAAGGGTACAAATTTTGCAGGGAACCTTCGGCGCCTGGAAAAAACAGGTGGTGCCGCAGCTGCAGACACGCCTGTAA
- a CDS encoding glycosyltransferase, whose product MSDQLGIIIFYCFAAAAGVQVLYYLVFFSRVAFYKRRFDEDYAPQEELSVIICAKNEERSLPKNLPTVLQQRYHIHQEPNYEVIVVNDNSEDDSKYYLASIENGYSHYRHIEIKQAAQFIPGKKYPLSIGIKGAKHDTLVLTDADCKPGSTYWLSMIAQGFEGGKEIVLGYGPYYKKPGFLNKVIRYETYFSALQYLGYALAGIPYMGVGRNLAYKKELFFKHKGFTAHQHLASGDDDLFINRAATSRNTAVVIDKHAFAYSEPKTKWKHWFGQKTRHMSTGKHYRFGHKLLLGLFSLSHFVFYPAMVLALFYPPMLYITLYILGGKILVQSVITFLALKKLDERDLFWYSWLMDILMFLYYVIFTPALFFKKGRSKWK is encoded by the coding sequence ATGTCGGACCAATTGGGGATTATCATATTTTATTGTTTTGCCGCTGCGGCGGGTGTGCAGGTATTATATTACCTGGTCTTTTTTTCGAGGGTAGCCTTCTACAAACGCCGGTTTGACGAAGACTATGCGCCGCAGGAGGAACTATCGGTGATCATCTGCGCCAAGAACGAGGAGCGGAGCCTGCCCAAAAACCTTCCCACCGTGCTGCAGCAGCGGTATCACATCCACCAGGAGCCGAATTACGAGGTGATCGTGGTGAACGATAACTCGGAAGACGATTCCAAATATTACCTGGCCTCCATCGAAAACGGTTATTCACATTACCGCCACATCGAAATCAAACAGGCCGCGCAGTTCATCCCGGGAAAAAAGTACCCGCTGTCGATCGGCATCAAGGGGGCCAAACACGACACCCTGGTACTGACGGACGCCGACTGCAAACCGGGCAGCACCTACTGGCTGTCGATGATAGCGCAGGGTTTTGAAGGGGGAAAGGAGATCGTGCTGGGGTACGGGCCGTACTATAAAAAACCGGGCTTCCTCAATAAAGTCATCCGCTACGAAACTTATTTCAGCGCCCTGCAGTACCTGGGTTACGCCCTGGCTGGCATACCTTACATGGGTGTGGGCCGCAACCTGGCGTATAAAAAGGAGCTGTTTTTCAAACACAAAGGTTTCACTGCCCATCAGCACCTGGCTTCGGGCGACGATGACCTGTTCATCAACCGCGCCGCCACCAGCCGCAATACCGCGGTGGTGATCGATAAACACGCCTTTGCCTATTCAGAGCCCAAAACCAAATGGAAACACTGGTTCGGGCAGAAAACCCGGCACATGTCTACCGGCAAGCATTACCGCTTCGGCCACAAGCTGCTGCTGGGCCTGTTTTCCCTCTCCCACTTTGTTTTTTACCCGGCCATGGTGCTGGCATTGTTTTACCCGCCCATGCTGTACATCACCCTGTACATCCTCGGGGGCAAAATCCTGGTACAGTCCGTCATTACTTTCCTGGCCCTGAAGAAGCTCGACGAGCGGG
- a CDS encoding LptF/LptG family permease has product MKKIDWYILRKFIGTFIYSLMILLVISVVIDITEKIDDFMNHNLSFGFVFMNYYIGFIPHIAALLFPLFIFISVIFFTSKLAYKTEIIAILSSGVSFRRFLRPYWVGAFLFGGILWAANQWVVPNANRIRTSFENKYVSAPKEAAALKDKTMRVDSFTYITFGYYDPNFKNGSDFVMKRVKGQQVIYNMRAERVSWDSTSRKWKLEFASERTINGLKETLTVHNDTTIKIPLHPSELVEEKNKQEAMTTPELTRYLEREELRGAEGLNVYYVEKYRRTSAAVAVVILVLIGAIISSKKVRGGSGLHLAIGIVISATYILFMQFSTVFATKANLDPLLAAWIPNFVFAALAFWLYFRAPK; this is encoded by the coding sequence ATGAAGAAGATCGACTGGTATATATTACGCAAGTTCATCGGTACTTTCATTTATTCCCTGATGATATTACTGGTGATATCGGTAGTAATAGACATCACGGAGAAAATTGACGACTTCATGAACCACAACCTCTCTTTCGGGTTCGTGTTCATGAATTATTACATTGGCTTTATCCCCCACATCGCGGCGCTGCTGTTCCCTTTGTTCATCTTTATTTCCGTTATCTTCTTCACCTCCAAGCTGGCCTATAAAACCGAGATCATCGCCATCCTCAGCTCCGGCGTGAGTTTCCGGCGGTTTCTGCGGCCCTACTGGGTAGGAGCTTTCCTGTTCGGGGGCATCCTGTGGGCCGCCAACCAGTGGGTAGTGCCCAACGCCAACCGCATCCGCACCTCTTTCGAGAATAAATACGTGAGCGCGCCCAAAGAAGCCGCGGCGCTGAAAGATAAAACCATGCGGGTAGACAGTTTTACCTACATCACTTTCGGGTATTACGATCCCAATTTCAAAAACGGGTCTGATTTTGTGATGAAACGGGTGAAGGGCCAGCAGGTGATCTACAATATGCGCGCAGAAAGGGTTTCGTGGGATTCCACCAGCCGCAAATGGAAGCTGGAGTTTGCCAGCGAACGGACTATCAACGGGCTCAAGGAAACGCTCACCGTCCATAACGATACGACCATCAAAATCCCCCTGCACCCCTCCGAGCTGGTAGAGGAGAAAAATAAACAGGAAGCCATGACCACCCCCGAGCTCACCCGTTACCTCGAAAGAGAGGAGCTGAGAGGGGCCGAGGGGCTGAATGTGTATTATGTAGAAAAGTACCGTCGTACGTCCGCCGCCGTGGCGGTGGTGATACTGGTGCTGATCGGCGCCATCATCTCCAGCAAGAAGGTAAGGGGCGGGAGCGGCCTGCACCTCGCCATCGGGATCGTGATCAGCGCCACTTACATCCTGTTCATGCAGTTTTCCACCGTATTCGCCACCAAAGCCAACCTGGATCCCCTGCTGGCGGCCTGGATACCCAACTTCGTATTTGCCGCCCTGGCCTTCTGGCTCTACTTCCGCGCGCCTAAATAA